From a single Pseudorasbora parva isolate DD20220531a chromosome 15, ASM2467924v1, whole genome shotgun sequence genomic region:
- the cipcb gene encoding CLOCK-interacting pacemaker, whose protein sequence is MKDEDRMRAMMAKFKNKRMEKPESERDSGFSDGSSEHLSAIGQTDAEDAASSRSQVSPLRAVVGGALQGLSPMIIMNNVVLKQPGENPASLKPWVEVVPQPQVVFLQPVVPRRSDSVPKTHASKRRRHKKYLPILKSYPKIAPHPGDNSSSPASSAKSSSSFHAEPKSSSALPPDASTDSDTSSSSRGVCNTDNKVKRFCNTYNILSKSGLLDITLRTKELIRQNRRAQMELERLREHTNMFMEALQTGDSRIWSKLQTSMQEENKAKERRVNDDNQCSYPPLTDSSALI, encoded by the exons ATGAAGGATGAAGATCGTATGAGAGCGATGATGGCCAAGTTTAAAAACAAAAGGATGGAGAAGCCGGAGTCGGAGAGGGATTCGGGCTTCTCAG ATGGCAGCTCTGAGCATCTGAGTGCGATCGGTCAGACGGACGCGGAGGACGCGGCGAGCTCCAGATCACAGGTGTCTCCGCTGAGGGCCGTGGTGGGCGGAGCTCTGCAGGGCCTCTCACCAATGATCATCATGAACAATGTGGTTCTGAAACAG CCTGGAGAAAACCCTGCGTCTCTGAAGCCCTGGGTGGAGGTTGTTCCCCAGCCTCAGGTCGTCTTCCTTCAACCCGTGGTGCCGCGGAGAAGCGACTCCGTGCCGAAAACACACGCGTCCAAACGCCGCCGGCACAAGAAGTACCTCCCAATCCTCAAATCATACCCCAAAATCGCCCCGCACCCCGGAGACAACAGCAGCAGCCCCGCCTCCTCGGCCAAGAGTTCGTCTTCCTTTCACGCCGAGCCCAAATCTAGCTCAGCTCTTCCTCCAGATGCTTCCACCGATTCGGACACGAGCTCCAGTTCGCGCGGCGTTTGCAACACGGACAACAaggtaaagcgcttctgcaacACCTACAACATCCTCAGCAAATCAGGTTTGCTGGACATCACGCTGCGCACAAAAGAGCTAATTCGGCAGAACCGACGGGCGCAGATGGAGCTGGAGCGGCTGCGCGAACACACGAACATGTTCATGGAAGCGCTGCAGACCGGAGACTCGCGGATCTGGAGCAAACTGCAGACTAGCATGCAAGAGGAGAACAAAGCGAAGGAGCGGCGGGTCAACGATGATAACCAGTGCAGTTATCCACCGTTAACAGACTCTTCGGCCTTAATCTAG